Proteins encoded in a region of the Halarcobacter mediterraneus genome:
- the coaBC gene encoding bifunctional phosphopantothenoylcysteine decarboxylase/phosphopantothenate--cysteine ligase CoaBC, whose product MLLKNKNILLCITGSIAVYKALELTRLYVKSGANVKVLMTEASQRFVTKLSFEAISQNKVLDESSESWEKNQDYNHIDIGKWADILVIAPCSANTINKLANGIADNLLTQTVLAFKGKKIIAPAANTNMIENQITIKSLENLKTLGFELINSQVKELACKDVGNGALAEPETIFYKTARELLKEEYWEERSVILTGGGTVEKIDDVRYISNYSSGKMASSLALALYLKGANVTLISTRGHENLIDEIKKVNVQSTFAMYEDLNILIKKVKKEKKKPYLFMVAAVSDYVPEEDFSGKMKKDIIGQTWNLKLKQNIDILSSINKEGLISIGFKAEMDETVATSNANNMLEKKDLDAVCLNVLKDKSSFGTNNNTIELIFKEESFSFSGEKNKISFEIIEKLAKKFVCE is encoded by the coding sequence ATGCTTTTAAAAAACAAAAATATTTTACTTTGTATTACGGGTTCTATTGCAGTCTATAAAGCTTTAGAGTTAACAAGACTTTATGTGAAAAGTGGTGCAAATGTAAAAGTTCTTATGACTGAAGCTTCACAAAGATTTGTAACAAAACTGTCTTTTGAGGCAATTTCTCAAAATAAAGTTTTAGATGAGTCTTCAGAATCTTGGGAAAAAAATCAAGATTATAATCATATTGATATTGGAAAATGGGCTGATATTTTAGTAATTGCTCCATGTAGTGCAAATACAATAAATAAATTAGCAAATGGTATTGCTGATAATTTATTAACTCAAACAGTTTTAGCTTTTAAAGGCAAAAAAATAATAGCACCAGCAGCTAATACAAATATGATTGAAAACCAAATTACAATAAAAAGTTTAGAAAATTTAAAAACTCTTGGTTTTGAACTTATAAATTCTCAAGTAAAAGAGTTAGCTTGTAAAGATGTAGGAAATGGAGCATTAGCAGAACCTGAAACTATTTTTTACAAAACAGCTAGAGAACTTTTAAAAGAAGAATATTGGGAAGAAAGAAGTGTTATTTTAACTGGTGGAGGAACAGTTGAAAAGATTGATGATGTGAGGTATATTTCAAATTATTCATCAGGTAAAATGGCTTCTTCTTTGGCTCTTGCTTTATATTTAAAAGGTGCTAATGTTACATTAATTAGTACACGAGGTCATGAAAATCTTATTGATGAAATTAAAAAAGTAAATGTACAAAGTACATTTGCCATGTATGAAGACTTAAATATTTTAATAAAAAAAGTAAAAAAAGAAAAGAAAAAACCTTATCTATTTATGGTTGCAGCTGTTAGTGATTATGTTCCAGAAGAAGATTTTTCAGGAAAAATGAAAAAAGATATTATAGGTCAAACTTGGAATTTAAAATTAAAACAGAATATTGATATATTAAGTTCTATTAATAAAGAAGGTTTGATCTCAATTGGTTTTAAAGCTGAAATGGATGAGACTGTAGCAACAAGTAATGCAAATAATATGCTTGAGAAAAAAGATTTAGATGCCGTTTGTTTAAATGTACTAAAAGATAAATCTTCTTTTGGAACAAACAATAATACAATAGAGCTTATTTTTAAAGAAGAAAGTTTCTCTTTCAGTGGAGAAAAAAATAAGATTTCTTTTGAAATAATAGAAAAATTAGCAAAAAAGTTTGTTTGTGAGTAG
- a CDS encoding response regulator transcription factor, whose product MKEYQTRVLLVEDEDVARKTLSFYLNTIFDEVVVACDGQEASNIFKKEYEHKKSFDLVLTDLKMPNKDGMSMIDDIRKLVSNQRFIIVSAHKNEDDLLKLINLRVLGYFVKPLNIDNMMEMLKKAKEEVLADNLPKEESKLLNLNKRYTYDKENNKLYNQESIVKLSKKELDILTVLVDNLGEVVPVEKFKEVVWNDINTNDSAFRTVMKRLKDKVKEDDFIISHKGYGYIIEKQLRK is encoded by the coding sequence ATGAAAGAGTATCAAACAAGAGTTTTATTAGTTGAAGATGAAGATGTTGCAAGAAAAACTCTATCTTTTTATTTAAATACAATATTTGATGAGGTTGTTGTGGCATGTGATGGACAAGAAGCTAGTAATATTTTTAAAAAAGAGTATGAGCATAAAAAATCTTTTGATTTAGTATTAACAGACTTAAAAATGCCAAATAAAGATGGAATGTCAATGATAGATGATATTCGTAAACTAGTTTCCAATCAAAGATTTATAATAGTTAGCGCACATAAAAATGAAGACGACCTACTTAAACTTATTAATTTAAGGGTTTTAGGATATTTTGTAAAACCTTTAAATATAGATAATATGATGGAGATGTTAAAAAAAGCAAAAGAAGAAGTATTAGCTGATAACCTTCCCAAAGAAGAAAGTAAATTACTTAATCTAAATAAACGCTATACTTACGATAAAGAGAATAATAAACTATATAATCAAGAAAGTATAGTAAAACTATCAAAAAAAGAGTTAGATATTTTAACTGTTCTAGTTGATAACTTAGGAGAAGTAGTTCCCGTTGAGAAATTTAAAGAAGTTGTTTGGAATGATATAAATACTAATGATTCAGCTTTTAGAACAGTAATGAAAAGATTAAAAGATAAAGTAAAAGAAGATGATTTTATTATCTCACATAAAGGCTATGGTTACATAATTGAAAAGCAATTAAGAAAATAG
- a CDS encoding di-trans,poly-cis-decaprenylcistransferase, with protein sequence MIMDGNGRWAKEKGLKRTAGHEEGAKTVRRITKHCSELGIKYLTLYAFSTENWDRPKLEIEFLMKLLEKYLKSELEVYLENSIRFKAIGDLSKFSNSLQKIIHKTEEETVNGKNLTQVLALNYGSQDEILRAIKKLDEKKMEITKENFESCLDTAGIPDVDMLIRTSGEIRLSNYLLWQNAYAELFFTKTYWPEFTTNELDDMISDFINRERRFGAI encoded by the coding sequence ATGATTATGGATGGTAATGGACGATGGGCAAAAGAGAAAGGATTAAAAAGAACTGCTGGGCATGAAGAAGGAGCAAAAACAGTTAGAAGAATAACCAAACATTGTTCTGAACTTGGAATAAAATATTTAACTCTTTATGCTTTTTCTACAGAAAATTGGGATAGACCTAAACTTGAAATAGAATTTTTAATGAAGCTTTTAGAAAAATATTTAAAAAGTGAATTAGAAGTTTATTTAGAAAATTCAATTCGCTTTAAAGCTATTGGAGACTTATCAAAGTTTTCAAACTCTTTACAAAAAATAATTCATAAAACAGAAGAAGAAACAGTAAATGGAAAAAATCTTACTCAAGTGTTAGCCTTAAATTATGGTTCTCAAGATGAAATTTTAAGGGCAATAAAAAAATTAGATGAAAAAAAAATGGAAATAACAAAAGAAAATTTTGAATCTTGTCTTGATACCGCAGGTATTCCTGATGTAGATATGCTTATTAGAACTAGTGGTGAAATAAGATTATCAAATTATCTTCTTTGGCAAAATGCTTATGCTGAATTATTTTTTACAAAAACTTATTGGCCTGAGTTTACAACAAATGAGCTAGATGATATGATTAGTGATTTTATAAATAGAGAACGAAGATTTGGAGCTATTTAG
- a CDS encoding LptF/LptG family permease, with protein MKLKQYLFNQLAHTFFPIFLGLYFITSIIFLVKIAALTSVITMDFFELLRLYMYIIPTILFYTLPISFFISLVITLSKLSSEYELIVITSFGLNPARILRIFLPITLILSISLLFVSVGLIPKAKFLNERFLEQKKKEANFNIKASEFGQKFGDWLIYINEKDDKTYQELKLFKTEDNKDQFIISKSGQLNNDRGDLSFELFDGKSFYIDEEELNQINYKNLIINDSIKKTENEFFIDSFSYWKEHLTKNDLVDKFTFYILTSIFPLISLFLVVIFGYFNPRYEKNRSVMFAMVSVVAFYVFIEFLTESTLLHSLYLVPIIWFICTYFLYIKTVKYQY; from the coding sequence TTGAAATTAAAGCAGTATTTATTTAATCAATTAGCACATACATTTTTTCCTATTTTTTTAGGATTATATTTTATTACATCTATTATATTTCTTGTTAAAATTGCAGCACTTACCTCTGTAATTACAATGGATTTTTTTGAGTTATTAAGACTCTATATGTATATAATACCTACGATTTTATTTTATACTTTACCCATATCTTTTTTTATATCTTTAGTTATTACCTTATCTAAACTTTCAAGTGAGTATGAACTTATTGTGATTACTTCTTTTGGTTTAAACCCTGCAAGAATACTAAGAATATTTTTACCAATTACTTTAATTTTGAGCATTTCTTTACTTTTTGTATCTGTTGGATTAATTCCAAAAGCAAAGTTTTTAAATGAAAGATTTTTAGAGCAAAAGAAAAAGGAAGCAAATTTTAATATAAAAGCCTCTGAGTTTGGACAAAAATTTGGAGATTGGCTTATTTATATTAATGAAAAAGATGATAAAACTTATCAAGAGTTAAAACTTTTTAAAACAGAAGACAATAAAGATCAATTTATTATTTCAAAAAGTGGGCAGTTAAATAATGATAGAGGAGACTTAAGTTTTGAATTATTTGATGGAAAATCATTTTATATTGATGAAGAAGAATTAAATCAAATTAATTATAAGAATCTTATTATCAATGATTCCATAAAGAAAACAGAAAATGAATTCTTTATAGACTCTTTTTCTTATTGGAAAGAGCACTTAACAAAAAATGATCTTGTAGATAAATTTACATTTTATATTTTAACTTCAATTTTTCCTTTAATATCGTTATTCTTAGTTGTTATTTTTGGTTATTTTAACCCAAGATATGAAAAAAATAGATCTGTGATGTTTGCTATGGTTTCTGTTGTAGCCTTCTATGTCTTTATAGAGTTTTTAACTGAGAGTACTTTGCTACATTCACTTTATTTAGTACCGATAATCTGGTTTATATGTACATATTTCTTATATATAAAGACTGTAAAATATCAATATTAA
- a CDS encoding prepilin peptidase, whose product MELFSFIFGAVFGSFLNVLIIRLPKGESLFTRSHCVYCNEKVAWYHNIPIFSFLILKGKASCCKEKISLQYPIVEILSAFLTLFLFLKLGLSSSFFLSVVFFYVLIVLSFIDFHYKAVPDYLLLLLLILSFFVSEYDFITNIKNACLLSGAFILLNFLVTFYIQNIKAKLLKDDSLKEQEALGEGDIPVIASFAVILGLQASLMVMFFAALFAIIPAIYNKYKNKEIEIPFIPFLSLGFIVEYFFEITKVIF is encoded by the coding sequence TTGGAGCTATTTAGTTTTATATTTGGAGCTGTTTTTGGCTCTTTTTTAAATGTATTGATAATAAGATTACCTAAAGGTGAGTCACTTTTTACAAGAAGCCATTGTGTATATTGCAATGAAAAAGTTGCATGGTATCATAATATCCCAATTTTTTCTTTTCTTATATTAAAAGGAAAAGCTTCATGTTGTAAAGAAAAGATTTCTTTACAATATCCTATTGTAGAAATACTCTCTGCATTTTTAACTTTATTTTTATTTCTTAAGTTAGGTTTATCTTCTTCCTTTTTCTTATCAGTAGTTTTTTTTTATGTTTTAATAGTATTATCTTTTATTGATTTTCATTATAAAGCTGTTCCTGATTATTTACTTTTACTATTATTAATATTATCTTTTTTTGTTAGCGAATATGATTTTATAACAAATATAAAAAATGCGTGTCTTCTATCAGGAGCTTTTATTTTATTAAATTTTTTAGTTACCTTTTATATTCAAAATATAAAAGCAAAGCTTTTAAAAGATGACTCTTTAAAAGAACAAGAAGCTTTAGGTGAGGGTGATATACCTGTTATTGCTTCTTTTGCTGTAATTTTAGGACTACAAGCTTCTTTAATGGTTATGTTTTTTGCAGCACTTTTTGCTATAATTCCAGCAATATATAATAAGTATAAAAATAAAGAGATTGAAATACCTTTTATTCCTTTTTTATCTTTAGGTTTTATAGTTGAATATTTTTTTGAAATTACAAAGGTTATTTTTTGA
- a CDS encoding NAD(P)H-dependent oxidoreductase gives MNILIVHCHPEKQSFNASLTNIAEKTLTKQGHSVEISDLYAIDFDPVEKAIHYKNRVNNSKFDVLSEQRNAYKTDTLAKDVKEQIEKVKRCDLLILQFPLWWHQQPAMLKGWFDRVFVAGGLYTSKMRYDKGYFKGKKAICSVTSGAPYQMK, from the coding sequence ATGAATATACTAATAGTTCACTGTCATCCAGAAAAACAATCTTTTAATGCATCTTTAACAAACATTGCTGAAAAAACATTGACAAAACAAGGTCATAGTGTAGAAATATCAGATTTATATGCAATTGATTTTGATCCAGTAGAAAAAGCAATACATTATAAAAATAGAGTAAATAACTCTAAATTTGATGTATTATCAGAACAAAGAAATGCATATAAAACAGATACTTTAGCAAAAGATGTTAAAGAACAAATAGAAAAAGTCAAAAGATGTGATTTACTAATTTTACAATTTCCATTATGGTGGCATCAACAACCAGCCATGCTTAAAGGGTGGTTTGATAGAGTTTTTGTTGCAGGTGGCCTTTATACTAGTAAAATGAGATATGATAAAGGATACTTCAAAGGGAAAAAAGCAATCTGTTCTGTTACTTCAGGAGCTCCTTATCAGATGAAATAG
- a CDS encoding PAS domain-containing sensor histidine kinase — protein MFKKRKFYTLGDIKKHLIFTPIFFAIVLAIISILVIISILEFEKNNEVKLLLQEAAYKKKSLLSEYVNNIKFNVSGNFDKNETILNKAVTEISGYVKNSSKNIDLKDLKKALKNYETKHNVDFVIFNKKNYEILYGEKSIDYLMDITDSEIRLSNFQYHILKNIQYIGDSNLIYWIDKEKRKIQLSYFVNIESKAWFLGAFSKIDDMENLTRLTIIDSIYKKSKYFDDMYFWFYDYDLGYVYNYYNRGQKLDAKYILEKDRLNSSNEILKKYNNQESNMSEIYKFAKYNFLVSIKSNNPSFKIDKLKAKYDSKLRISISIVILVTLFFILASIVFSKFINTIFYRYNKRIETRNKMYKKWKDRYELAIIASNDGLWDINLNTKEIYFSKKWLDMFGYEKGDIKNIEEWLNKIHKEDRPIVENRLKTHLDGKTEHFVSEYRIRNKKNEYKWVLVRGKAFNDTKVNQKRMLMMSMDIERRKRLLEELQYVDLLVEYGRIVIFKWKNDKYLSPEYVSKSISSFGYTSEYFESEKKSFLNFVHKDDSLDLQNELEEAIKKDNKSFTKIFRVIEKDKTIRWVFNRTIFLKNDFGNVTHLYGYISDITKMKLTEEELKLKIAEEVSKNTEKDRILVHQSKLAAMGEMLGNIAHQWRQPLNNINLLTHFIRDNYGNLSKDDIEDIVSDTKLQIDYMSQTIDDFRNFYQPTKDRIKFDIKDSILSSLKIVETQFEKNNIKTEVNLENVELTSYQNEFQQVILNILNNANDAAIIKQKEKGFIAKVFINIKKECNQVKIEIGNNCGEVPFKVMERMFEPYFTTKFEEQGTGIGLYMAKIIIEKNMKGQIQVENIKGGVVFTISLPL, from the coding sequence ATGTTTAAAAAAAGAAAGTTTTATACGCTAGGAGATATAAAAAAACATTTAATCTTTACTCCTATTTTTTTTGCAATAGTTCTTGCTATTATTTCTATTTTAGTAATAATCTCCATTTTAGAATTTGAAAAAAACAATGAAGTAAAACTTTTATTGCAAGAAGCAGCTTATAAAAAAAAGAGTTTACTCTCTGAGTATGTAAATAATATAAAATTTAATGTTAGTGGTAATTTTGATAAAAATGAAACGATTTTAAATAAAGCAGTAACTGAAATAAGTGGTTATGTAAAAAATTCTTCAAAAAATATTGATTTAAAAGATTTAAAAAAAGCCTTAAAAAACTATGAGACAAAACACAATGTGGATTTTGTTATTTTTAATAAAAAAAATTATGAGATACTTTATGGTGAAAAAAGTATTGATTATCTTATGGATATTACGGACTCAGAGATAAGACTAAGTAATTTCCAGTATCATATATTGAAAAATATTCAGTATATAGGGGATTCAAACTTAATATATTGGATTGATAAAGAAAAAAGAAAAATTCAATTAAGTTACTTTGTTAATATAGAATCAAAGGCTTGGTTCCTTGGTGCTTTTTCTAAAATTGATGATATGGAAAATCTAACAAGACTTACGATTATTGATTCAATATACAAAAAAAGTAAGTATTTTGATGATATGTACTTTTGGTTTTATGATTATGATTTAGGATATGTATATAACTATTATAATAGAGGTCAAAAACTTGATGCAAAATATATTTTAGAAAAAGATAGATTAAATAGCTCAAATGAGATTTTAAAAAAATATAATAATCAAGAGAGCAATATGAGTGAAATCTATAAATTTGCTAAATATAATTTTTTAGTATCTATCAAAAGTAATAATCCTTCTTTTAAAATTGATAAGCTAAAAGCTAAGTATGATTCTAAATTAAGAATTTCTATTTCTATAGTTATTTTAGTAACTCTATTTTTTATTCTAGCTTCAATTGTTTTTTCAAAATTTATTAATACTATTTTTTATAGATATAACAAAAGAATTGAAACTAGAAATAAAATGTATAAAAAATGGAAAGATAGATATGAACTTGCAATTATTGCTTCAAATGATGGACTTTGGGATATTAATTTAAATACAAAAGAGATTTATTTTTCTAAAAAATGGTTAGATATGTTTGGTTATGAAAAAGGTGATATAAAAAATATTGAAGAGTGGTTAAACAAAATACATAAAGAAGATAGACCCATTGTTGAGAATAGATTAAAAACCCATTTAGATGGGAAAACTGAACACTTTGTTAGTGAATATAGAATAAGAAATAAAAAAAATGAATATAAATGGGTTTTAGTAAGGGGAAAAGCTTTTAATGATACGAAAGTAAACCAAAAAAGAATGTTGATGATGTCAATGGATATTGAAAGAAGAAAAAGACTTCTTGAAGAACTTCAATACGTTGATCTTTTAGTAGAATATGGAAGAATTGTTATTTTCAAATGGAAAAATGACAAATATTTAAGTCCTGAATATGTTTCAAAGTCAATAAGTTCTTTTGGCTATACTAGTGAATACTTTGAAAGTGAAAAGAAAAGTTTTTTAAACTTTGTTCATAAAGATGATTCTTTAGATTTGCAAAATGAGCTAGAAGAAGCAATAAAAAAAGATAATAAATCTTTTACAAAAATTTTTAGAGTTATAGAAAAAGATAAAACTATTAGATGGGTATTTAATAGAACAATTTTTTTAAAAAATGACTTTGGTAATGTGACACATCTTTATGGTTATATTTCAGATATCACAAAAATGAAGTTAACAGAAGAAGAATTAAAATTAAAAATTGCAGAAGAAGTATCTAAAAATACTGAAAAAGATAGAATTTTAGTACATCAAAGTAAACTTGCAGCAATGGGAGAGATGCTAGGAAATATTGCCCACCAATGGAGACAGCCTTTAAATAATATAAACCTTTTAACTCATTTTATTAGAGATAATTATGGAAATCTAAGTAAAGATGATATTGAAGATATTGTTTCAGATACAAAATTACAAATTGATTATATGTCACAAACAATTGATGATTTTAGAAACTTTTATCAACCCACAAAAGATAGAATTAAATTTGATATTAAAGATTCAATTCTTTCTTCACTAAAGATTGTAGAAACTCAATTTGAGAAAAATAATATAAAAACAGAAGTAAATCTAGAGAATGTTGAATTAACAAGTTATCAAAATGAATTTCAACAAGTTATTTTAAATATATTAAATAATGCAAATGATGCAGCAATTATAAAACAAAAAGAAAAAGGCTTTATTGCAAAAGTTTTTATAAATATTAAAAAAGAATGTAATCAGGTTAAAATAGAGATTGGTAATAATTGTGGTGAAGTTCCTTTTAAAGTTATGGAAAGAATGTTTGAACCTTACTTTACTACTAAGTTTGAGGAACAAGGAACAGGAATAGGACTTTATATGGCTAAAATTATTATTGAAAAGAATATGAAGGGTCAAATTCAAGTAGAAAATATAAAAGGTGGAGTTGTCTTTACGATTTCTTTACCGCTATAA
- the truA gene encoding tRNA pseudouridine(38-40) synthase TruA, with product MNAKFIISYDGTQFQGSQTQPNGLSVEDKIQEAFKQINISTKIVLSGRTDKDVHATGQVFNCILPDFWQNLKKLKRVLNRHLPSSINIKSIQEVDIDFHSRFHAKKRVYRYLVSSRKPSVFESNYLSYCENIDEKKIKEAIKLFEGVHDFEYFHKKGSDKDNTVREIFATKFYKYKNTYVFYFCANSYLRSQIRLMVGALLRVSEGKLSLEDLQKQLEKKHHKFKTPASPYGLYLAKVYY from the coding sequence ATGAATGCAAAGTTTATAATTTCCTATGATGGAACACAATTTCAAGGAAGTCAAACTCAACCTAATGGTTTAAGTGTTGAAGATAAAATTCAAGAGGCATTTAAACAAATTAATATTAGTACAAAGATAGTTTTAAGTGGTAGAACAGATAAAGATGTTCATGCCACAGGACAAGTTTTTAACTGTATTCTTCCAGATTTTTGGCAAAACTTAAAAAAATTAAAAAGAGTATTAAATAGACATCTTCCTTCTTCTATAAATATAAAAAGTATACAAGAAGTGGATATTGATTTTCATTCAAGATTTCATGCTAAAAAAAGAGTATATAGATATTTAGTTTCTTCAAGGAAACCTTCTGTTTTTGAATCAAATTATCTTTCTTATTGTGAAAATATAGATGAAAAGAAAATAAAAGAAGCAATAAAACTTTTTGAAGGAGTTCATGATTTTGAATATTTCCATAAAAAAGGAAGTGATAAAGATAATACAGTAAGAGAAATTTTTGCTACAAAATTTTATAAATATAAAAATACTTATGTTTTTTATTTTTGTGCAAATTCATATTTACGTTCTCAAATTAGACTTATGGTAGGGGCTCTTCTTAGAGTTTCAGAAGGTAAGTTATCCCTTGAAGATTTACAAAAACAATTAGAAAAAAAACATCATAAATTTAAAACCCCAGCAAGTCCTTATGGCTTATATTTAGCAAAGGTTTATTACTAA
- a CDS encoding TRAP transporter permease, translating into MKIYEEKPHTLNELENEQAEESRKVLHELEGQRVFGREHYEFWIISTLALLWSLFQLYIVIEPTNSTISRSIHLSFALILAFMIYPMIRKPYFLNKIRWFGYTLALVGLCTAGYIAFFFEELALRPGDYTNIDIIVALIGIIILLEAGRRVLGLALSIIAIVFIAYDLLGPYMPELIIHKGASLNKLAGHMFLTTEGIFGVPLGVSTGFVFLFVLFGSLLDKAGAGEYFINLAFAMLGKFRGGPAKASVVASGFTGIMSGSSIANTVTTGTFTIPLMKRTGFRPEQAGAVEVASSTNGQLMPPVMGAAAFIIAEFLGLAYTDVIFAAFIPAFVSYFALFYIVHLEALKLGLKGMEDEDIPPKWKTFAQGIHYLVPIFFLLYTLMVLRESAASAAFNAIMLLMLLMVVQHPFRAFLAKEKITKDILLSGFIDILAGMISGAKNMIPIAVATALAGIVVGSITLTGLGQVLLDVIETLSDGNIFIILLLAAIISLILGMGLPTTANYIVMASLTAPVILILAQDNGFLIPAIAAHLFVFYFGILADDTPPVGLAAYAAAGIAKADPIKTGIQGFKYDIRTAILPFMFFFNPELLLISGVDALNPADPKGWIWITNPFEIAIIFSTAFIGMMAFSCATQGYFITKTNVIERLVFLSIVPFMFLPKIMEAKLSLPSHYISYLIGLAIFALIYFFQKAKLK; encoded by the coding sequence ATGAAGATTTATGAAGAAAAACCACATACTTTAAATGAACTTGAAAATGAACAAGCTGAAGAGTCAAGAAAAGTTTTACATGAACTTGAAGGACAAAGAGTTTTTGGAAGAGAACATTATGAATTTTGGATAATCTCTACTCTTGCTTTATTATGGTCATTATTTCAATTATACATTGTAATTGAACCAACAAATTCTACAATATCTAGATCTATTCACTTATCTTTTGCTTTAATCTTAGCTTTTATGATTTACCCTATGATAAGAAAACCCTACTTTTTAAATAAAATTAGATGGTTTGGATATACTCTTGCTTTAGTTGGTTTATGTACTGCTGGTTATATAGCTTTCTTTTTTGAAGAGTTAGCACTAAGACCAGGAGATTATACTAATATTGATATTATTGTTGCACTTATAGGTATAATAATTTTACTTGAAGCAGGAAGAAGAGTTCTTGGACTTGCATTATCTATAATTGCAATTGTTTTTATTGCTTACGACTTATTAGGTCCTTATATGCCTGAACTTATTATACATAAAGGAGCTAGTTTAAATAAACTAGCTGGTCATATGTTTTTAACAACAGAAGGTATTTTTGGTGTGCCTCTTGGCGTTTCTACTGGTTTTGTATTTCTATTTGTTCTTTTTGGTTCTTTATTGGATAAAGCTGGAGCCGGAGAGTATTTTATTAATCTTGCATTTGCAATGCTTGGAAAATTTAGAGGAGGTCCTGCAAAAGCCTCAGTTGTTGCATCAGGTTTCACTGGAATCATGAGTGGTTCTTCTATTGCAAATACTGTTACAACAGGAACTTTTACTATCCCTTTAATGAAACGTACTGGATTCAGACCAGAACAAGCAGGAGCTGTAGAAGTTGCTTCTTCTACTAATGGACAATTAATGCCCCCTGTTATGGGAGCTGCTGCTTTTATTATTGCAGAGTTCTTAGGTCTTGCATATACTGATGTTATTTTTGCTGCATTTATACCTGCTTTTGTTTCTTATTTTGCTTTATTTTATATTGTTCATTTAGAAGCTTTAAAATTGGGATTAAAAGGGATGGAAGATGAAGATATTCCACCTAAATGGAAAACTTTTGCTCAGGGTATTCACTACTTAGTTCCTATTTTCTTTTTACTTTATACTCTTATGGTATTAAGAGAAAGCGCTGCAAGTGCTGCTTTTAATGCAATTATGTTGTTAATGCTTTTAATGGTTGTGCAACACCCATTCAGAGCTTTTTTAGCAAAAGAGAAAATTACAAAAGATATTTTACTTTCTGGTTTTATTGATATTTTAGCAGGGATGATTAGTGGAGCAAAAAATATGATTCCAATTGCAGTAGCGACTGCTCTTGCTGGTATTGTAGTAGGAAGTATCACTTTAACTGGCTTAGGTCAGGTATTATTAGATGTGATTGAAACTTTATCAGATGGTAATATTTTTATTATTCTTCTTTTAGCAGCTATTATTTCTTTAATTCTTGGTATGGGTTTACCAACAACAGCAAACTATATAGTAATGGCATCTTTAACAGCACCTGTTATTTTGATTTTGGCTCAAGATAATGGTTTTTTAATTCCTGCTATTGCAGCTCATTTATTTGTATTTTATTTTGGTATCTTAGCAGATGACACCCCACCTGTTGGACTTGCAGCTTATGCTGCTGCAGGTATTGCCAAAGCTGACCCAATAAAAACAGGTATTCAAGGATTCAAATATGATATAAGAACAGCTATTTTGCCATTTATGTTCTTTTTTAATCCCGAATTACTTTTAATCTCAGGGGTTGATGCACTTAATCCAGCTGATCCAAAAGGATGGATATGGATTACAAATCCTTTTGAAATAGCAATAATATTTTCTACTGCTTTTATTGGAATGATGGCTTTTTCTTGTGCAACTCAAGGTTATTTTATAACAAAAACAAATGTAATTGAAAGATTAGTTTTCCTATCAATTGTTCCATTTATGTTCTTACCAAAAATTATGGAAGCAAAACTATCTTTACCAAGTCACTATATATCTTATTTAATAGGACTAGCTATTTTTGCTTTAATTTATTTTTTCCAAAAAGCTAAATTAAAGTAA